In Ctenopharyngodon idella isolate HZGC_01 chromosome 20, HZGC01, whole genome shotgun sequence, the following proteins share a genomic window:
- the si:dkey-174m14.3 gene encoding brain-enriched guanylate kinase-associated protein isoform X1, producing MRGCLLRKTMKKIYIGKTALKTSRNGCKHQKKSSLQEQKEDLRKRLSYTTHKLELLEREFDSTRQYLETELRRAQEELDKFTDKLRRIQSSYSALQRINQDLEDKIHRNSQHHDDEKRALSREIIVLNNHLMEAKMTIEKLREDNDLYRKDCNLAAQLLQCNKSHYRAQLSELPADFQERVSLHMEGSSLCHSPYADTVPASVIAKVLEKPDEVCSSQASRSPSPQPQERQGFLVGTSLVGSTERLGLRATYKSDLYSSDTALYCPDERRRERRPSMDLHGQRKVYEPQNSTDSNPEEGSMSLQPGFSQDHFRKFTTSLGGGSSSYSSFSGGGSEDKGQDPPSSAASSPHHHALYMDWRDGAEYEHKSDSSWERESPSAFTKAHAFQPPETSHHQNGSSPIYSRTMSSCYSEPYEPLPTSTSPSITYGDSRRGSAFAPEEEELIGRWRQLSVEDLSAHSYRSPGRASPYSFSEQHFSVRPAKIRLGPLYSSFQEGTDVYHHHAGVIDPFSSPSPDCSPGLRQQQSQPHLYRSKEDSQESEHSLYSPKDGVVAAGGQATEYVDVSPNSSNESLDHGSLEMAAELQHYQPERHSVSPQGTTPPPPPQQPYQKFGTLGLSRKDSLTKAQLYGTLLN from the exons CTCTCTGCAGGAACAGAAGGAAGACCTGCGGAAGCGTCTCTCATACACCACTCATAAGCTGGAGCTTTTAGAGCGTGAGTTTGACTCCACGAGGCAGTACCTGGAGACCGAGCTGCGCCGAGCCCAGGAGGAGCTCGACAAGTTCACTGACAAATTACGGCG AATACAGAGCAGTTACTCAGCACTGCAGAGGATCAACCAGGACTTAGAGGATAAAATCCACCGAAAT TCGCAGCACCACGATGATGAGAAACGGGCTCTCAGCCGAGAAATCATCGTCCTTAACAATCATCTCATGGAAGCTAAGATGACCATTGAGAAACTGAGAGAGGATAAT GACTTGTACAGAAAAGACTGTAACTTGGCTGCACAGCTCTTGCAGTGCAATAAGTCACACTACAGAGCCCAGTTATCTGAG TTGCCTGCAGATTTTCAGGAGCGTGTGAGCTTGCACATGGAGGGTTCTTCCCTCTGCCACTCCCCATATGCCGACACAGTGCCTGCCTCTGTCATTGCTAAGGTCCTGGAGAAACCAGATGAGGTCTGCAGCAGTCAAGCCTCTCGTTCACCCAGCCCACAACCCCAGGAACGCCAGGGCTTCCTCGTGGGCACCAGCCTTGTGGGTAGCACCGAGCGCCTTGGCCTCCGAGCTACTTACAAGTCAGACCTGTACAGCAGTGACACAGCACTTTATTGTCCAGACGAACGGAGACGAGAGCGCAGACCCAGCATGGACCTCCATGGACAGCGGAAGGTTTATGAACCCCAGAACTCCACTGACAGCAACCCAGAAGAGGGATCCATGTCCCTGCAGCCTGGCTTCTCACAGGACCACTTTAGAAAGTTTACAACCTCTCTGGGAGGCGGCTCCAGCTCTTACTCCAGCTTTAGTGGAGGAGGGTCAGAAGACAAGGGTCAGGATCCTCCGAGCAGTGCTGCATCTTCTCCTCACCACCATGCCCTTTACATGGACTGGAGGGATGGGGCAGAATACGAGCACAAAAGTGACTCTTCCTGGGAGAGGGAGAGTCCAAGCGCCTTCACAAAGGCTCATGCTTTCCAACCACCTGAGACCAGCCACCATCAGAATGGTAGCTCACCCATCTACAGCAGAACAATGTCCTCCTGTTACAGTGAACCTTACGAGCCCCTGCCAACTTCCACCTCACCTAGCATCACCTATGGTGACAGTCGCCGTGGAAGTGCTTTTGCTCCTGAGGAAGAAGAGCTGATTGGTCGGTGGAGGCAACTGAGTGTGGAGGATCTGAGCGCCCACTCATACCGCAGTCCCGGGCGGGCCTCACCTTACAGCttctctgagcaacacttctCTGTCCGGCCTGCAAAAATTCGCCTTGGTCCTCTCTACAGTAGCTTCCAGGAGGGTACTGATGTGTACCACCATCATGCTGGGGTAATAGACCCCTTCTCCAGCCCCAGCCCCGATTGCAGCCCAGGCCTTCGGCAGCAGCAAAGCCAGCCTCACCTATACCGCTCCAAGGAGGATAGCCAAGAGTCCGAGCACAGCCTCTACAGCCCCAAGGATGGTGTGGTGGCAGCTGGGGGCCAGGCAACAGAGTACGTTGACGTAAGTCCCAACAGTTCAAATGAGTCACTGGACCATGGATCTCTGGAGATGGCTGCTGAGCTGCAGCATTATCAACCTGAGAGGCACAGCGTGTCCCCTCAGGGAACCACCCCACCACCTCCTCCACAACAACCGTACCAAAAATTTGGCACACTAGGGCTGTCACGCAAGGACAGTCTCACCAAGGCACAGCTCTATGGAACTCTACTAAACTAA